AGCATCACAGCctaaaaaacaaaagggaaaaaagCCAAGCCTAAAACACACAAGAGAGGGCAAAAAAAAAACACGCCAGCAGCCCACGTAGAGATGCCAAAGAGCAGCAGCAtacagcaggtcaacaggggcaacaacggagaaaaatgaagaaaaagaaaaatataaaaagAGCATGCAAATGAAATTTCTGCAGTGAGTGGACACACCACAAAAAATAGACAAGAAAATGAAGCTCGAAAAGAAAACAAATTGTCCAGCTATCTGACACGAACATGCACACCATGCAGTTTTTTTTTCCAACGAAACAAAAAAAGTGGCCCGCCCCTTCCCTGACGTAACAACCATAACGGGCCAACAAACAAGAATGGGCCGAAAAAAAAGAGCGACGGCTACAGCGACACAGGCAAACAAAAGATCGAGATTTTTGCACGAGATTACAACAAACAGATCCAATGGCCAGAgacttagatgtgacatccttaaattTCATCTAGATATGAGTTAGCAATTCCGAAAAATATTTATCTCCCAAAATGTAGCTGAGCACCGTTGTGCAAGTAAACACAGGTCATGCACGAGAGCGTGACCACATGCTTAGGAGAAAAGTCGTCGGCACAAGCATCATGAATGACGCATCGATCCTTTATATATTCCACACTCCACACTAACCACAGAATACTGAATCACACGGAACCTTGAGGCACACCCACGGGAGAAAATGGCAGACACAGGAGACGAGCTGAAGCTGCTGGGCATGTGGGCGAGCCCGTACGTGGTCAGGGTGCAGCTCGCACTCCGCCTCAAGGGCGTGAGCTACGAGTACGTCGAGGAGGACCTCGCCAACAAGAGCGAGCTCTTCCTCCGCTCCAACCCGGTTCACAAGACGGTCCCGATCCTCATCCACAACGGCAAGCCCGTCTGCGAGTCCCAGGTCATCCTCCAGTACATCGACGAGGCCTTCGCCGGCGTCGGCCCGCCCCTCCTCCCCGCCGACCCCTACGAGCGCGCCGTCGCGCGCTTCTGGGCCGCCTACGTCGAGGacaagctgctggcgccgtgggGGAAGGTGTTCAGGGTGACCACCGACGAGGAGAGGGCCGAGTGGACGCGGCAGACGGCGGCGGCCCTGGGTCCTCTGGAGGATGGCCTCAGGGAGTGCTCCAAGGGGAAGGGGTTCTTCGGCGGCGACTGCGTCGGGTACGTCGACGTCCTGCTCGGCAGCATGGTGCCGTGGGTGCGCGCCACCGAGAGGCTCTCCGGCGACAAGTTAGTCGACGCCGGCAAGGCCCCGCTGCTGGCGGCATGGATGGACCGCATTAGCGAGCTCGACGCCGCCAAGGCGGTCTTCCAGGACGTCGACAGGGTGGTTGAGTACGCCGGGGGAATACAGACCCGGCTTTCCGCCGCGGCTGCAAGCACCCAATAAAGCGGCATGGCGACATGGTGCGTGGCTGATGCAAGGAGAAAATAGCCAAGTGTGCAATTAGCTGAAATTATTAAACTGGCCACGTTTCTGTTTCCTTTTTCCCGAATAATGGCGTCGTTTCTCAGGAACACATAACATACAAGCATGTGATATTACCAGTTTAAAAACTTGTGTGGTCATCGTGACAGCTCCTCCTCTGTTTTTAAGGGATATTTACATTTTTGTCCTTGGCTTTGTCACATTAGTGGGgtttgtcttttgttttttaggTTGCTCAATTTTTCCATTGAAAGCTTATGTCTTtatgatttgtccttctttcgtCAAGATTTTGTCCGGTGAAACGCCTCTGATCATTTCTTTGCTTCAAAATACCTCGCTGTATGTGCCTGTTAGGTAATGTCACTTACACATGGGTCCCATCCAAATGGAAAAAAGGGACCATCTCTCTTCCCAGCCAAGCcgcttacatgtgggacccaccaAGTCACTTACTTCCTCCATTCTTGAAAGAGTGTACTTGTTAAACAATGTACATACGGTATATCTATAAACCGTATATGTATGCGTGCGTGTAGTTTGTTGTAACCATAGTTGGGCTGTTGAGATTGCATCTTATCCTTGATTGTGACTTGGAGATCAATCCACAGCCCAACAACCTTGTATATCCCGCGGCATTGTGCCTATATTAACATGCACGCGTCCCTGCTAAGAGCGTACGCTTTAGCCTCATTTtctacatggtatacagagcctctCTATTCCAACGCATCTAGTtatgtcatcctcctcctcctctgtcgccATGgcctccccttccctcgcatcgcTCGGCCACACCATCACCGAAAAGCTCACCAGGGAAAACTTTCTGGTATGGAAGGCGCAAGTCCTGCCGCATATCAAAGCGGCAGGGATGATGGGCTACCTCGACGGCTCGATCAAGGAGCCGGACGCCCTCCTCGTCTCTGAGAAGGAGATCGGAGACGGGAAGAAGGAGATCGTCACCACGCCCAACCCGGAGCACGCCATCTGGGTAACGCAGGATCAACAGGTGCTCACGATCCTGATTGCTTCTCTCTCGCGATGTTCTCATGCAAGTCTCCAACCACACCACCTCTGTTAGCATCTGGCAAGCCCTGCTCGAGAGCTTTTCACCATAGTCCAAGGCGCGCACCATCCAGCTTCGCTCCGCCCTGGGAAACACGCGCAAGGGGGACCTCTCGGCCGCAGCCTACTTCACCAAGATGAAGGGCATCGCCGATGAACTCGCAGCCGCCGGGAAGCCCCTTGGAGAAGATGACCTCGTCGACCAAATTCTCCAAGGCCTGGTGCACGAACCCGACTACAACGGCTTCGTCTCTGCTATCTCCACACGCGCCGCCATGGATCAACAGGTCAGGCTCACTGAGCTCTTCTCGTTGCTCTTGGCGGCTGAGGCCCGCATCACAGCCCAGCAGGCGGCTTTCTCCCCCAACCACTCCACCAACCTTGCATCTCGTGGTGGTGAACGCGGCGGCGGCCGTGGTGGCGGCGGACGTGGCGGCTACAACAACAACTCTGGCCCTCCCCGCCACAACGACAACTCCGGTGGTGGCTCTTCTGGTGGCGCGCCGCACAAGCAGggtggtgaccgcggtgaccgcGAGCGCTGCCAGATCTACAAAGAGGAGGGGCATGGAGCGTGGCGCTGCAGAAAGCGCTACGACAGGA
This DNA window, taken from Triticum aestivum cultivar Chinese Spring chromosome 1D, IWGSC CS RefSeq v2.1, whole genome shotgun sequence, encodes the following:
- the LOC123181397 gene encoding probable glutathione S-transferase GSTU6 yields the protein MADTGDELKLLGMWASPYVVRVQLALRLKGVSYEYVEEDLANKSELFLRSNPVHKTVPILIHNGKPVCESQVILQYIDEAFAGVGPPLLPADPYERAVARFWAAYVEDKLLAPWGKVFRVTTDEERAEWTRQTAAALGPLEDGLRECSKGKGFFGGDCVGYVDVLLGSMVPWVRATERLSGDKLVDAGKAPLLAAWMDRISELDAAKAVFQDVDRVVEYAGGIQTRLSAAAASTQ